TGAATTGGGGTTTATAGCGCTTGCCGGCGCTGTCTGAGCTTGTTCCCCGGTTTGGACAGGTTTTTCACATTTAAAGGGACCAAATCCACCCGTGATCATCTGACGCGCCGTAGTTCGGTTGGTgattttctctttgttttccaccaaaaCTTCGATTCGCTAAGGGGAAAacgtatcctttttttgccaacaGTGGCCCCGGACATCACATGCTAGCGGGTGACAAAACGTTCGCAATGAATTTTTGatttcatccattcatcgaCGATTCAAAGTCATTGTTTGGACATTGTGGAACTCCCTTTCGCTCAAGGCTGGTGTTAAGCGGGAGGGTATAACAGTGCGGGAACGTGGGGAAAGAAATTCAGAAGCTGACCGACCTGTCCGTTAATACGACGAAACGAATCGCGTGACATTGCGATTGGCATCACCGATTAGAGCGTTCAAATTATGCGCTAAATTgctggaaaagaaacaaacttaATAATAAAGGTCATCCGTAAAACACTAAACACAAATAATCAAACGCGAATGTATTTATAATGGTTTTGGTGTTTACCGgtacttttgttttatctttattaATCCTTTGTTATCCTTCTCTAATCGTTTCTGTAGCGCTAAAAACGTGGCAAAAATTCCTATTTATTTGTGtatatagaaaaaataatctttccaGAGGCCCTGATTTGCCGAAGAGCACTTTTATAGCTATACCTCTTATTCAgtataatatttatatatatgaTTTGTATTTCGTGAAGGCAATGTTACGAGAAGGAATTGTCGAGAGATGCTGAAATCGATCGGAAggagtaaaaaatatataagaaTTTGAATCCTTCTAATCGATTTATTCGATTAACAATTGTTTAAGTGAGATTTACAGAACTTAACAGAAATGTCacagaaaaattgtttttccactTCCGATTTCCAGCAGATATTGTACATCTACGTAGACTTTCTGCAAAAACTTGACTAGTTAAATCAGACCATAGTTACGTTAAAATATTCTGTAAATTAGTAATCAAATCATTTTACTTCTATTCGTTATTCGTACCTTagcaaaatgaagcaaaacaagctGTTTACTTAACAGAAAAGACATGAAAGTATTGTTTATCCTAACGAACTGTACAACCGTTTCTGGAAGGAATTAAGAAAcaaattttgataaaacatactttataaacaataaaaaagaaagagaaacatgAAGCTTGAAAATAATCACAAAACATGtgaaaacaatacaaacatattgcgcaaaatggaaaacacaaTAAGCAGGGAAcattaaagaaattaaaacaaaagaacaatagAATAAACAATCAAAGATTGAAAGACTTTCTTCATCCAAATTCTTTTCAGTACGGTTGTAATGGAGGAAAACGATTGAAACAGTTAAACATGCATTATCTGATAACTATTTGGATAGAATCACTATTGCTTTGTACTAGCAAGAAGTGGTCCTGCTGTATCCTCCTACTCCTAGTAAAACAATCGCAAGTCTATCACCATGAACAACGTGATTTCCGTCTGTCTAACCTACTGTTATTGTACCTCTAGAATTGCTTTTAAAACGTTCTTCGTGTATCACTTTTCGTGTGTAAACCTTCACTAAGCACTGGACAGTAGTAGAGGAGGGCTTCAGCCTCATGCTACGGTGGCACCACCAAACTCATCGAATATGCCCGAATCTAACCCGGTGTAACCGGGATCTCCGTTGCCTTCACGCCATGGTGGAGTTTGGTTATAGAAACTGCTGTTGTAGTGCATCGTCTGACCAGTATTTCCTTGGGGTGAGTGACGTTGCTGCTGACTAACCATCTCCGGACAGTTTGATGTAGTTCTAAACTCGGACACTCCATGCGGTGTCATCTGAGGGTAGTAACCGTTACGATTGTAAGCCGGATCTTGTCCGGGCTGTATGTTTGGAGGTCCTGCTGCTACTTGCCGTGTTCCATTCAGATGCGGATGAGGCGGATGATGAGGTCTCTGTTGGGACATCACCATCGGCGATGCAGTTTGCTGATGCTGGTGCGGATATTCAGTTGGATATGTCGACTGTTGGTTAGCTGTTGGCGACCGTGCATTATAGGCCGCATCGAAGGCACCACGAAATAGGGTatagttttgtttggaaaattgtcCTGATTGTCCAGCAGCTTGAGCGAAATCAACCTCTCCCGTATTGGGCCCATTCACAACGGCACCGTACTGCTGCATACTGTTGTAGAAATCACCGGCCGTAAATGGTCCTCCCATACCCCACTGATGACCCGCAGGTGGTGGGTTGATGAACATCGCATCGAACAGTTCCTTATTGATACGTTCGCCACTTAACGTGAGACTCTGTAGCTTCTCCAAATCCAGCTGTATCGAACCATCCAAATCGAGTAGCTGCACCAACGAGAAGATGTAATTGTACGCAAACCGCAGTGTCTCGATCTTGGTCAGCTTAGTATCCTCAGGAAAGGTCGGTAACGTTAAGCGTAATCGTTCGAGTGCCTCGTTAAGTGTATGCATCCGGTTCCGTTCGCGATCGTTCGCCTTCAGCCGCCGGACACGCTTGATGCGCATCACCTGAGTAGGACTCCGATTGCGCGTGATCCGACTCTTGCCCATCGCGTACTTCCGTTTCGGTTTGTGCTCCGTACCATCGCCGGCAGGCGTTGGTTTAATCGGGGTGGATGTTTGAACACCAAGACTTGGACAGAAGGAACCCGCAAGTTCTTTCTTCCCCAGCGATGCCGTTTTATCCTTCAATGATTGCCGACCGCGTTTCTTTGCCGGAGGTAAAGTCTCGGTATCGGCAAGCATCATATCCATCGGAGCAGGGCCCGGGACTAGTTGAGGCGCGAGTTTTCCATGATCGAAACTTAACTTCCTCGGACCCTGTTGTTGCAGACAGCCGGCAAACGTAAGATCGCCAGCGCACGACTCATAGCTCTTTTCAAACCCACTGTCCTCCGACGTGTAGTCGTCGAAGTCTTCGAACGAACGAT
The DNA window shown above is from Anopheles funestus chromosome 3RL, idAnoFuneDA-416_04, whole genome shotgun sequence and carries:
- the LOC125770675 gene encoding basic helix-loop-helix neural transcription factor TAP, giving the protein MSSYCGFDDRSFEDFDDYTSEDSGFEKSYESCAGDLTFAGCLQQQGPRKLSFDHGKLAPQLVPGPAPMDMMLADTETLPPAKKRGRQSLKDKTASLGKKELAGSFCPSLGVQTSTPIKPTPAGDGTEHKPKRKYAMGKSRITRNRSPTQVMRIKRVRRLKANDRERNRMHTLNEALERLRLTLPTFPEDTKLTKIETLRFAYNYIFSLVQLLDLDGSIQLDLEKLQSLTLSGERINKELFDAMFINPPPAGHQWGMGGPFTAGDFYNSMQQYGAVVNGPNTGEVDFAQAAGQSGQFSKQNYTLFRGAFDAAYNARSPTANQQSTYPTEYPHQHQQTASPMVMSQQRPHHPPHPHLNGTRQVAAGPPNIQPGQDPAYNRNGYYPQMTPHGVSEFRTTSNCPEMVSQQQRHSPQGNTGQTMHYNSSFYNQTPPWREGNGDPGYTGLDSGIFDEFGGATVA